The Raphanus sativus cultivar WK10039 chromosome 2, ASM80110v3, whole genome shotgun sequence DNA segment TGGTGATGATGTTGCTGTATCCTGTAGGAGCTCTTATCTGTGTATCTTTGTTGCAACGGTTCGGTTACTGTAGTCACCGTCTCTAATCTATATGTCTCGGCAGTGATTCTCGGCTCCATTCAAAGGATTTAGAAGCTTTGGCTCTTCTTCTGCATCACGTCGTTGGAAGTCGCAGGGTAATATCAGTGTCTATCCTCGTTTTCCTGGTTTTTCTCTCCACCGGTTCAACCCTTGGCCTTGGCTCTTCCACGCATAATGAATTCTGGTTTGTGCTGCAAGCGTGCAACCTCAATAAAGTCCAGCTTATGATGTGTCTCTGTTATTCTCCTTTGGTTCACAGTGACTTTCATCTCCTCAAGTGTTTGGTCTTATGATCTGTGTTCTGTTTTTATTGTACTTAAGCTATTTGTGTATCAGTTAGTTTCCAGAGGTCACTTTTGTCTTCCGGGTTCTGGTTCCAGAGACTATCTCTTTGTTTGCTGGGTTTGACTCTATAAATTATGTGTATAACTCAGCTAGCTGTGGTTTCAAATCATGTGTACTCATGTGTACTCATTGTCATAAACACGTGCATGACAACTTCTCTATCTGTCAATATCTCATGTAGATATCTATTTGATCAACATCTCGAACAGATGTTAAATTACATTTGGCCAATATCTCATTTCTATGATAGCCTTAGGAGGATAATTGAGAAAATTTAGTCAATTCATAATGCTAACTCAATGCCTAACTTGCAGCTTGCTTACGGTTTGGGACATTATAACAAATTTTCCAGACGCAAGCATCTTCTCTCCTAAACTCGTAGGTCTATTTATAAATCCATTTGATTATTCATCTATAACAATTCAGTTATTTTGATTTTGCAATTCATATCAGTAAATTCTCAAATCCACTTGTTTGATTTGAAAATCATTAGATTTATGGAAGATTTCTAAATCTAATGAGGATTTATAAATCCATTAAACTACCAGAACCAATAACCCCCACTAAGTACATATCCATGTGCATTCCGACTGTCTCCAAATATCTATGGAAATATGGAACCAGAATATTTTTGAGTTACGGTTCAATATGGTTCGACCGAATCAAaggtataatatatttttagtatatacaTTTAAAAGTAATGTTAGCAATAATgattcataattaaaatataaataaaattttaatataaaacattataaatgtaaactagttttatgtttatatgaattgtttatagatttttgatAGTTTTTGTGGTTTTATCATGGTCGAACCAATTATGAGATCCAGCCAGTTTATATATAACCGATTCATGGTTGAAccgaaaaaagaagaaaataaaggaAATAGTGTTATTTTACAATATCCACCCTGTTCATTCTTTATAGACGCTCGGTTAAAAGAGATGTCTGCTAGCATTTGTGGGAACTTATTACTACCCGACATTTAACTAGCGCCGCGCGGAGTCAGAGCGAGAGCGAAAaaggcagagagagagagagagacaagaaggATGTTCTTCCACATAGTGTTGGAGCGAAACATGCAATTACATCCTCGATTCTTTGGTCGCAACCTTCGTGAAAATCTCGTCTCTAAGCTCATGAAAGATGTCGAGGGCACTTGCAGGTAGGTTTCTCCACTCCGAAATCCGAAACCCTACTTTTCATCTTCAACCCTCCCTCCTCTTGTTTCTTGGGCTGGGCTTCGTTGAATTCAGTTGCTCCGAAACCCTAACTCCTTCCGTCTCGTTCAATTGAGTTTTGTTTTGTGATTACTGATTGAATGCTCTGAATCGGTTCAATTGGGGCATAACCGGGGTGTCTTGGGCATTGTGGTTATAGTAGTCAGGATTGAGAACCCATGCTGCTTGTTTGTTTTAAAGTAGCTATCTTTCTTTGATCTTAGGATAGAAATCCATATATAGCAGTCCAGTCTCTTCTTGTGTCTCGATTAGTATTTGTTGATTGATTCTGGAAATGACTTGAATCGGTTTACACCAGTAAAACGTTGCTAAGATTTGTTTTTCGAATTAGATTTAagatgcattttttttttgtgtttgggTTTGGGTGACAGTGGGCGACATGGGTTTGTAGTGGCGATAACAGGAATAGAAAGCGTAGGGAAAGGATTGATCCGAGATGGGACTGCCTTCGTCACCTTCCCCGTTAAGTACCAGTGCGTTGTTTTCAGACCTTTCAAAGGCGAGATTTTGGAAGCTGTTGTCACTTTGGTCAATAAGGTAATCTATTATAGTTACTTCCATTTTGTCTTTATTGGTGACTGTAAAAGTAAATGTAAGATAATTTTCTAATGAATCTCAGATGGGTTTCTTCGCTGAAGCTGGCCCTGTTCAGATTTTTGTGTCCAAGCATGTAAGTTTGTCATCATGGTTTTGACCCCTACTaggtctttcttttttttttggttgtatgTGTTTGatgtttactcttttttttttcattacagTTGATTCCAGATGATATGGAGTTTCAGGCTGGAGACATGCCTAACTACACGACATCTGATGGATCAGTGTGTTCCTTTTCCCTGTTTCTTGTTTTCGCCTCTGTGTTTCACCTATCTTTAATCTTACCAATGTCTTCCTGCAGGTTAAGATCCAGAAAGAATGTGAAGTAAGGCTAAAGATTATTGGAACAAGAGTCGATGCCACTGAAATCGTATGTACACTCTCCACCATGCAACTAACAGTTGGATATTTTTTTCGGCTTGAATCTTTTTTAAGTGTTTGCACATTTGTCTTCTGATTTTGGCAGTTTTGTGTGGGTACCATCAAAGACGATTTTTTGGGAGTCATCAACGACCCTGCAGCCGCTGCATAAGCAACGGTTCCAGGCCGACTTCGCTTTTGGTCCAGAAGATGCCATGTGATAAAAAGAT contains these protein-coding regions:
- the LOC108837973 gene encoding DNA-directed RNA polymerase II subunit 7; this translates as MFFHIVLERNMQLHPRFFGRNLRENLVSKLMKDVEGTCSGRHGFVVAITGIESVGKGLIRDGTAFVTFPVKYQCVVFRPFKGEILEAVVTLVNKMGFFAEAGPVQIFVSKHLIPDDMEFQAGDMPNYTTSDGSVKIQKECEVRLKIIGTRVDATEIFCVGTIKDDFLGVINDPAAAA